The genomic interval GGGGAGGTCGGCGGCCTCGACCCGGGCCCGGTAGTCGTCGGACTCGTCCTCCGGGTCGCCGTTGAGCTCGGAGAGCTCCTTGCGCACGGCGTCCAGCTGGCGGCGCAGCAGGAATTCGCGCTGCTGCTTGTCGACGCCGTCCTGCACGTCCTTGGCGATGGATTCGGCCACGTCCTGCTCGGCGAGGTGCTCGCTCAGCCACTGGATGGCGAGCTTCAGCCGGGCGATCGGGTCCACGGTCTCCAGGAGCTGGACCTTCTGGGCGGTGGTGAGGAACGGCGAGTATCCGGAGTTGTCGGCGAGCGCGGAGAGGTCGTCGATCTGCTGGACCCGATCCACGACCTGCCAGGCGCCGCGCTTCTTCAGCCAGCTGGTGGCGAGCGCCTTGTACTCCTTGACCAGCTCGGCGGCGGATCCGGGCAGGGGGTCGGGGGCGGCGGTTTCGAGCACGGCCCCCTCGACCCAGAGCGCCCGGCCGGGCCCACTGGTCCCGGCGCCGATGCGGACCCGGTCGCGGGCCCGGATGAGTGCGCCCGGGTCGCCGTCCGACAGGCGCCCGACCTGCTCGACGGTACCGAGGACACCGGTCCCCGTGTACGTCCCGTCGATCCGCGGGACCAGCAGCACCTGGGGCTTGCCCCCACCGGGACGGGCGGCGGCCTGCGCGGCCTCGACGGCGGCGCGCACCTCGGTGTCGGACAGGTCGAGCGGTACCACCATGCCGGGCAGGACGACCTCGTCGTCGAGCGGCAGCACGGGCAGGTCGATCGGTGTGAACGCCTCGGACTCGTTAGTCATGATCTCCCCTTCGGCAGGCAAGTTGAGCTATGTGGACTCAATGCTCCTGAGCCGCCGAATGTTCCCCACCGTTTGTTCGCTCTGAGCGATCACACCGATCAGCCGCTCCCGAGTCGGCTCCGGACCGTCCTTCACGCCCTACCGGCAGGCGGTCCCGGGGCGGTCCTCCGTATACGGGAGCGCCACCGGGCGGACCGTTGTTCCCCATCCCCCGGGAGCACCCCCCGGGAGCATCCCCGCAAGGGGGAACTCGCTGGCCCTCGGGCGGGGGGCGGGACAGGATGACGGACACCGACCGCTACGACCGGAGACCGGAGAGACACACGATGCCCGCGATGCCCCCGATGCGTGCGATGCCCGCCCCCGACCCGATGCCGACGCGTTCCGCCGGCACCCCCGTCGTCCTCGACCGCCGCGAGGGGCCCTTCGGCGAAGTCGTGCTGCGGGAGCGCGGGGAGCACTTCGAGATCATCGCCAACGGCTGCTTCCTGATGGACACCTCCGACGGGCGCTCCGAGCGGCTGCTGATCGACGCCGCGCTGGCCGCCCTGCCCGCCGCGCGGACCGGCCCCTCGGTGCTGATCGGCGGCCTGGGCGTCGGGTTCTCGCTGGTGCGGGCCGTCGAGGAGGAGCGCTGGGGCCGGATCGTGGTCGTGGAGCGGGAGCAGGCGATCGTGGACTGGCACCTGGCCGGGCCGCTGGACCGGATCTCCGGACCGGCGCTGGCCGACCCCCGGACCGGAATCCTCCCCACGGATCTCGTCGCCCACCTCCGTACCACCACGGAGCGTTACGACGCCCTGTGCCTGGACATCGACAACGGGCCGGACTGGACCGTCACGGAGGGCAACGGAAGCCTCTACTCCCCCGCCGGACTGGCGCACTGCCACGACCGGCTGACCCCGGGCGGAGTGCTCGCCGTCTGGTCCGCGCGGCCGTCACCGGCCTTCGAACAGGCCTTGCGGAATGCCGGGTTCAGCGGGGTTCGGACGGAAGAGGTGGCTGTTGCCCGAGGTGTGCCCGACGTGGTCCATCTCGCACTGCGGGCGATCTGAACCCCCCTCCCGGTATACGCGGACCGGCCGTGGCACGGGTCAACCGGCACAAGGCCGACGATCCGACCGCCCGGCCGGCGTGGACGCGCACGTCCGGGGCAACACCCTGCGTAGCCGAGAGCCCTCCGCTGCCTCTACGCTGCTGACCGGCACACGGGATCACCCACCGAAATCCACAAGCGAAAACCGTGCCTCCGGGAATGGCTCCCGCGAGAACGGGCAGGGGCGGGGCGATGGAACAGACACACACCACCCACAACGGCGTCGCGGCCACCCCGGGGGCTCAGCGCCGGGTGCTGGTGGTCGAGGACGACCCCACGATCGTCGACGCCATCTCCGCCCGGCTGCGGGCGGAGGGCTTCCTGGTGCAGACCGCGCTGGACGGCCCCGCGGCCGTGGACGCGGCCGAGGCCTGGCAGCCCGACCTGATGGTGCTCGACATCATGCTTCCCGGCTTCGACGGCCTGGAGGTCTGCCGCCGCGTACAGGCGCAGCGCCCGGTACCGGTGATGATGCTCACCGCGCGCGACGACGAGACCGACATGCTGGTCGGGCTCGGGGTCGGCGCCGACGACTACATGACCAAGCCGTTCTCCATGCGGGAGCTGGCCGCCCGGGTGCACGTGCTGCTGCGCCGGGTGGAGCGGGCCGCGCTGGCCGCCGTCACCCCGCGGAGCGGAATCCTGCGTCTGGGTGAGCTGGAGATCGACCACGCGCAGCGCCGGGTCCGGGTGCGCGCCGAGGACGTCCACCTCACGCCGACCGAGTTCGACCTGCTGGTCTGTCTCGCCAACACCCCGCGCGCGGTGCTCTCCCGGGAGCAGTTGCTGGCCGAGGTGTGGGACTGGGCGGACGCCTCGGGCACCCGCACGGTCGACAGTCACATCAAGGCGCTGCGCCGGAAGATCGGCGCGGAGCGGATCCGTACCGTGCACGGCGTGGGCTACGCCCTGGAGACTCCCGCCCCATGACGGGGCCAGGGTCCGGACTGCGTCCCTTCTCGATCAAGGCCAAGCTCGGCACGCTCGTCGTGGTGTCGGTGTTCATCACCACGGGGCTGCTGATCGTCGCGTTGCGGACCCGTACGGAATTCCGCTTCATCACGGTGTTCTCGGTGATCGCCACGCTGCTGATCACCCAGTTCGTGGCGCACGGTCTGACCGCGCCGCTGGATGAGATGAGAGCGGTG from Streptomyces sp. CA-278952 carries:
- a CDS encoding spermidine synthase, with amino-acid sequence MPAMPPMRAMPAPDPMPTRSAGTPVVLDRREGPFGEVVLRERGEHFEIIANGCFLMDTSDGRSERLLIDAALAALPAARTGPSVLIGGLGVGFSLVRAVEEERWGRIVVVEREQAIVDWHLAGPLDRISGPALADPRTGILPTDLVAHLRTTTERYDALCLDIDNGPDWTVTEGNGSLYSPAGLAHCHDRLTPGGVLAVWSARPSPAFEQALRNAGFSGVRTEEVAVARGVPDVVHLALRAI
- a CDS encoding response regulator transcription factor, which encodes MEQTHTTHNGVAATPGAQRRVLVVEDDPTIVDAISARLRAEGFLVQTALDGPAAVDAAEAWQPDLMVLDIMLPGFDGLEVCRRVQAQRPVPVMMLTARDDETDMLVGLGVGADDYMTKPFSMRELAARVHVLLRRVERAALAAVTPRSGILRLGELEIDHAQRRVRVRAEDVHLTPTEFDLLVCLANTPRAVLSREQLLAEVWDWADASGTRTVDSHIKALRRKIGAERIRTVHGVGYALETPAP